CAACTGACTCGACCAAAAGGGAGAGAAGCAGGAGACGGAATGGTCGTTTTTGGTTGGATGTGGCTTCCAAACTGACGATTGGCAAGAATCTGCGAATCAATCACTTCCCCGCAATTCACACATTTCCATATCCCGGCCGGATCATCCCGACATACGGCTTCACCTTCCACAAACGTCTCGATCATCCATCCACCACATCGGAAACACTGTCCTCTCATGCTTCACTCCTTCATGCCCTTGCTACTGTGGATGAAGGTATAGCAATCCGATGTTAGGGCCACAATCACCAATACGGCGATTTTCCCTTCACATTTCTGACGATTACGTTGTCGTGGTTTGTACTACAGAGGCAGGGATGACCGAACCGGTTCCCCAGGAGAACACGGTGCCCTGTCGGAATGTCGGTTCAAGGAACCAACTGATGCTGAAAGGCGTACCGGGTTATTTCCGCATTGTTCTTCATTTTCAGTTTCTGAAGAATACGTGAGCGGTACGTACTGACGGTGCTGACGCCCAAAGACAATTCCTGCGCAATATCCCGTGCGGTCTTGCCTGAAGCAATCAGACTGAGGATCTGATACTCCCGGTCGGACAATGTGAGATGAGGAGGGCTTCCGAGGTCATCGGAGAGGGACATGGCTAAGACTTCCGCAAGTGCGGAACTGATATATTTCCCCCCAAGCAAAACTTTTCGGATAGCCGTTACCAATTCTTCTGCCGCACTCTCCTTCGTCAGGTAGCCGGCGGCTCCTGCTTTTAAAACTCTCACGGCGAATTGATCTTCCGGATGCATACTCAACACCAGCACCGGAAGCTTGGGATTCAATTGCTTCAGATCCTTGAGGGCATCCAAGCCGCTTCGACCCGGCATGGTCATATCCAGGATCACAATGTCCCATTTTCGCTTCCTGACGAGGTCAAGGACTTCATGGATATTGGAGGCCTCACCAACAACCGCATCCTTGAAATCCTCGGCGAGAATTTGCTTTACCCCTTGCCGGACCACAGCGTGATCGTCTGCAACCAGAATTTTTACCATACCCCTCCTCGAAACATGTGATTCCCCTTCATCACGTCGGGCGTGCCGACGGGCCAGCCTCCTGACAGACCTTTGCTGATCACCCCTCACGGTTGAGCGGCAATTCCAGGAAGACCGTCGTGCCTTTCTCTGGGTCACCGACGATTGTCACCTCCCCACCCCAAAGCAGGGCGCGTTCGCGCATACCGACCAGGCCCAGGGATTTGGGACTGGAAATCTGCATGAGGGTAATGCCGCGACCATTGTCCGTAACTTTTAATTTCAGATGCGTCACAGACCGATTCATGTGTATGCTGACACTTGTCGCATCGGCATGGCGGATGACATTCGTTAAGATCTCCTGGAGGATTCGAAAGACAGCCGTGGCGCGATCACTGTCGATAGCCAGACTCTCAGGATAAATGTCCAATCTACAAGTAATTCCGGTCCGACTCTGAAATTCTTTGGCCTGCCATTCGATGGCCGGGCCAAGTCCAAGTTCATCCAACACCGCTGGTCGCAATTCTGTACTGACCTTTTGAACCAATCGGACCATCTCATTCGCAAATTTTGACATTGAATGAATTTTGGGAGCGAGTTGAGCAGCCGTCTCCCTTGAATTCGTCATGGGGATTCGCTTGGCCATCCAGGCCAAATCCATTTTCAAGCATGTCAGCGCCGAACCCAACTCATCGTGAATTTCGCGGGCCACCCGCGTCCGCTCCTCTTCCCTGACCGTCTCCAGATGCGCAGCCAGATCGCGCAACTGTTCATGAGATTCCCTCAAACGCTCCTCTGACCTTTTTCGTTCGGTGATGTCCCGGAATGTGACCACCGCTCCCACGATCCTGTCGTGTTCCCAAATGGGATTGCTGGTATATTCCACCCAGAACGGCGAGCCATCCTTTTTCCAAAACACATCCTCCGGAACATGGTGAAGTGTTCCATCCCGAAATGCCTGATGGATCAGACACTCCTCAACCGGAAAAGGCGTGCCATCGGATTTACTGTGGTGGAGAATATCGTGCATGGACCGGCCGCGCAATTCTTCCCTGGTATAGCCAATCATGTCTGCAGCGGCCGGGTTCATCAATATCGTTTTTCCCTCCAGATCAATTCCATAAATCCCATCATGGGCGGAATTCAAAAGAAGTTCATACTTGTAGCGAAGTCGCGCGAGTGAGGCTTCCGCCTTCTTGCGTTCCGTGACATCCCGCGCGATTCCCACTGTAGCCGAAAACTGATTGCGATGATCGTAGATGACCGTCGCATCCACCTCAATCTCACGGATTTCACCACTTTTCATCAGGAAGCGTATGCTTGATCCACTGGTGGCCTGACGTTCCATGCCTTCTTTGTGAAACCAGTGCGCAGAGCGAGGGAGATCGTCGGGATGAAGGAAATGTGAGACAGGGACCCCCTTCATTTCTTCCGGGGCATATCCAAGGATGGGAAGCACGGCCGGGCTGACAAAGCGAAAGCAGCCCAACGCATCCAGTTCAAACACGATGTCGGTGATATGTTCAATCAGTCGATGATAGCGCTCCTCCGTGTGCTTGATCCTGAGCCGCAAATGGTGCTTTTCAAGCACTTCACGCACCACCATGGGCAATTCCAACAAGAAGTTGGTGGATTTTCGGAGGTAATAATCGGCGCCGGCGAGCATCACCTGGACTGCTGTCGCCTCATCACCATGTCCCGTGAGAAGAATGATGCTGGATTCGGGACAGAGAGACCTCAACTCCCGGAGAATCTCCAGCCCGGTTTTCCCCGGAAGCTTATAATCTAAAAGAATCAACGACCAGCTCGATGCTCTGGCCTTCGCCAAACCAGCTTCCGCCGTCCCGGCTCCTACGATGATGCTGCCTGGCCAGACTTGCAGAAGAGCTTCACCGGTCAATTCCACATCATCGGGTTCGTCGTCGATGATCAAAATTCTTTGTGTGTCTTTATCAGGCATACGTACCTCTGCACATTCATTCAGGCATCATAGTATGAGTCGAGACACACCATGCCTTGACTCCCGCCCTCTCACACCCTGTTTCATGAACATGGGAAATCCATGCCATTCAACGTTTCAGAGCTTCCCCACCTGGGAGGGAAAAACGGGAAATGGGTTGCAGGATCCTACAAATAGGGGGGCGGGGTATTCGTCAAAACCCAATATAACTCCAGCGTCTTGACCGTCTCAACAAATTTGTCAAACAATACGGGCTTCTGAATATAGGAATTCACTCCAAGGTCATAGGACCGGACAATATCCTCATCACGTTTCGACGTGGTCAACACCACCACAGGAACCCGGCAAAGGACAGGTTCCTTTTTGATTCGCCTCAAAACATCAATGCCGTCCACCTTGGGTAATCGCAGATCCAAGAGAATGAGTTTGGGAAATCGCTCAGGTGGAAGCGGCGGCTCCCCGTTACCGAACAAGTGTCTCATGGCTTCCTGTCCATCACGGATTACCGTGAGATTATTCGCGATTTTGCCTGCACGCAAGGCTTCCCTGGTCAACTCAATATCGTCTACATTGCCTTCAATCAGCAAAATATCAATGACGTTGATGGTCATCTCTCCTCCTTATGACACCGCGGGAATTTCCATTTGATGGACGATGAGTCTCCTCTCTTGCCTTTCTAAAGACGTGTCGGGGCAGCCGGAGTTGGCGCGGGAATACCCGCTGACAGTGATTTTCCATACCCTCCTTGATTTTCCGGAAGCGTGAAAAAGAACGTGCTCCCTACTCCCTCTGCCGAATCCACCCAAATTTTCCCTTTGTGGAACTCGACAATGCGTTTGACGATCGCCAGCCCAATACCTGTGCCCTCAATCTGGTCTTCAGTATGCAGTCTATTGAAGACTCCGAAAATTTTCTGGTGGAACTCCGGAGAAATGCCAATTCCCTTGTCGCGAATAAAGAAGATAAATTGTTCCGCAAGCTTCTGACACCCGATGCTGATGACCGGAGGCTCCCCGGGTTTGGCATATTTGATGGCGTTAGACAGGAGATTGGCCCAAAGCTGGGCCAGCCGAACCCGATCTCCATAGACCCATGGCAAGGGGCCCTCGATCCGTAACTCTGTGTGTGTCTGACGAATGCGGTCTTCCACATCCATGCGAACCTGAAGAACAATTTGTTCCATCGACACTAATTCCCATGGATGCGTGATGCGTTCGATGCGGGAATACTCTAACAGATCCCGGATTAGTGCCTCCATTCGCTCGGCGCCTTTTCGGATGCGCTCCAGGTAATGCCGCTCTTGGTGTTCCAGTCGCTCGGCGGCTCGTTTCAGGAGCAGGACGGCAAACCCCTGTATGCCCCGCAAGGGTGCTTGCAAGTCATGGGAAATGGCATACACAAAACTCTCTAGTTCTTCATTGCTGATTCGCAGAGACTCTTCATTTCGCTTCGCAGCGGTGACGTCTTTGCATAATCCAACGGTTCCGGTCGGTTGCCCTTCTGCGTTCCGAAGGACAGAGAGGGTGAGGCTGATATGGACGGGATCCCCCTTGGGATTCCGAAATACAATCTCACGACCAATGACCTCCCCATGGACAGTTAATTCGTCCACCAATGGCTTCCAATGACCTGGATCCATGAAGAGTTCCGTCACGGGTTTGGAGACCATGGCTTCCGCGGCATATCCAAGCACATTCTCGGCTCCCCGACTAAACCTCGTAATGTTTCCCTCTGTGTCGGAAAAAAAGATCGGATCGGGCGCGTGATCAAGCACATCCGCCAACTGATCCCGCGCCGCCCGATATTCCTGCTCGGCTTTGACCGCCCGAACCGCCTCGGTTTGCGCCTGACCATATTCCTGTCTCAAGCGGTATGTGAGCCAATACAACAGAGCCACCAGCGGGAAAAAGATGACGCCCCCCGCGAGACCCAAATTCCAAACGATCCGGTGGAGGGGTGCCAGGATCGCACTGCGATCCAGGTTGACGAGGACTGTCCAATTCAGACCTGGAAACTCGCCTATTCCTTTGGTGCGGGCATATCCTCTGAGGATTTCCACTCCACGTCGTTTATGCATTTCTTCGACGTAACCAGGCTGCCCCGACGCATTCATGAATGCCGGTTGAACTCCTAGCTTTCTCAGGTTGACTTTTCCCTCTTCCTGTAACAGAGAATCGGCTAGTAGGTTGCCATCCTTGTCCAATAAATGCCACTCCCCCATCGCGGAAGGGCCTTCAGGCATCTGTACAGGGATCACTGTCCGGTCGAAGACTTTTCGGAGATCGGGCAGCCCCACCCGTGCAGTCACGGCACCCAAAAATTTCGCATCAGCATCAAGGATCGGAGCCGAAAAGGCCACCGCCAAGATCCCTCCAGCATCCAGGGAACGTTCTGCATCTTGAATATGAATACCACCTGTATCGCGCACATCTTGAAACCAGGTTTCGCGACTGCGGTCTTCTCCTACGTTGGAGCGATTGGAGGCGGCAATAATCCTGCCCTGCCGATCGGTCACCGCTATCCACCGGTAGATAGGGTAGGCTTTTTTAAACAAATCCAGATAATTGTTTATGGTGTGGACATCCCTACCATGAAAAACTTCTGATTTGGCAATGGTTTGAATATCCCCATACCGCTCAAACAGGAGCAGGTCCAACTTATCGGCAATATCGACCGCAACCCTGGTCAAACTCCTTCCGGCAGCTTCCAGGGTTTGATTTTCAAGCTGATGAACGGCGACAGCCCCATGAACTAATACCCCGACCACGATGAGGATGCGAAGCCATGACAACCATTGGTAGGAACTTTTTGGTAGCTGCATCATCGCATTTCGTTAAAACCCCTTCCGGACCATAGACCAGAACCCACATTTCCCGGCCTTCGCCATACTGCTACACACAAAGCGGATACGGTTCCGCCGCCTGGCATCCTCTTATGGCTCTTCAATATTCGTCTGTTTAGCCTAGACACAACTTTGAGGGATCGGATCACCACGAAAGATGTGGTCAATGCAGGCAAGTGAAAAAGGCACTGAGGAAGAATTCAATATCACGACCCTATGGTCGATGCTAATTAGCATGCTCATAGAGCCTGGTCAATAGGATGGATTCCTTACCCGGAATTCCATCAGAAAATAAGGATGATGTATGGTTTGCGTTATTCAATACCCCCCTGAACTCAAAACCCTGATAACGTCCAACCCACCACGCGCAAGCGAATTTGTCTCATCTGATTCTGTGACAAGACCTGAGAATCAATCCACAAGCTCAATAATACCCACAGAGGGTACATTCGGCTTCATGCTCAGAAATCAAAAGGCTCGTTAAAATGAAAGAATTGCGTGATGGTGATAGAAAGATGTATGGGCCTGTTAGTATAGGAACGCCTTCCAATAATACCGGACAAGCGACGCATTCCTTCTTACGTCAGACGATATTTTCCGGGCTTGGGGCATGCATTGGGGGATATCGCTTGGGAATTAACACCTATAAATTATGGAAAATAAGTCGAAGGTAATGCGAGCAGGGAGTAGGATATTGCCGACATACTTAGAAACGTCGGTCAACTATTGATTTGGCCAAGGTGATCTAACCGACCACCAGTGCATTCTTGACATCGTTTGGGTGTGCATAGAAAGTCATTTCTCTGGCGCAAGTATTCCCGCAACCGGGCTCCTCCTTCTACCCCACTTCTTTTGGGGTCAACACGTCGTGTTCCGCCTGAAACCAGTCCTCTCGATCATACCCATGTTGGCAGCCTCGTTGCACAAACAATTCATAGGCCCGCTTTTCGATTCGCCCATGTAATATTTCTTCCGAAATGTAATGGGGAAGACCTGATTGAGCTTGCCTGATCTTTGCACCCTTCCTACGCTCAGCCAGTCGAGACACGGCTTTTATATTCCCTTTTTTGGAGTTCGTCGTGGAAGCCCCGTCCTTGGTAATGGGAAATTGAAATGGTAAAACTTTTGAGGTCTTTTCTTCATTGTGAGATTTTTGAGTTCTCATCATTCTCCTACAGTTGGTCCAATGGACACGAGTTCGGGTTAATAATCTTTTTACTCCTCAAGCACGCCTTCTAAAACGTGTGAAAATCGATCCCTACATCATTAAATCGCTCGGTTGTACTTCCCACATATCGTTGCTTCCCAGTGACTATCAAAAACAATGTCCAACCTTCCCTGATCGGTTCACTCTACATGGTGAAAAGAAAAAAATTCATCCGCATCATGTAAGCAAGGGCATTGAGGAAGCATACAACACAAGGGCGGATGACTCTTGCGACTCAGGCCACCTTCCAATCGGATTTCTCCGCAGGCACCCAACAACTCCTTTGGACCAAGAGCGCTCCTTCTGCCAGAGAAATCTTGGCCTCCTGAGTTTCATCTTTTACGATAGCCGGTCTTTTTCCCATGCTCGGTTGCCAAGGGAAATGCCGAAATGTTTTCTGCATCAGAAGAAGATGATTGAACGGTTTCACCAGATAATCCTGGGCACCTTCTGCAAGGAATTTTTTGAGTTTCGCGCAATTTCCCTCCTTCGACATGACAATGACCGGAACCGCGTTCCCCTGCCATCGCAATTCATCCAGCATGGTCCATCCATTCATCACCGGCATCTCCAAATCAAGCAAAATGCCATCAATTGGCGTGGCGTGAAGCACGGAGAGACCTTCACGCCCATTTGAGGCAATTTTCACCTCGAATCCCCACCCCTCTATCGCCCCGGCTACGAAGCTGGCACTGTCTGCCTCATCATCAACGACCAAGATCCTGGTCGACATCGCTTCCTCCATATTCAAAACTTGGCTCGGGGTGTTGCTCGCAGCCGCAACCCCCACTGAAGGCGCAAAACTCGATGCCACAAACCCTCTGCCCCATAATCAACGCGATCGGTCTGGCCTTGGGACTCAATGACGGCAACGGGCAATCGGAGGTCTCTCGTTCTCCATATTTTTCATACCGTCCATTCCCAAAACGGTCAGGCATGGCCCGACAGAGAACAGTACCTTGTGCCGGATATATCAAGTCCCACCTTTTTCCTGACGTTTAATCAAAAACCGTTTAATACCCTTGTCCAGGCTCGCATTTGCGGAATTGGGTCGAGAATGATCGCGTAAAGCCCGGGTATGATCGGCCGCAGCCTCT
The Nitrospiraceae bacterium DNA segment above includes these coding regions:
- a CDS encoding response regulator transcription factor, producing the protein MVKILVADDHAVVRQGVKQILAEDFKDAVVGEASNIHEVLDLVRKRKWDIVILDMTMPGRSGLDALKDLKQLNPKLPVLVLSMHPEDQFAVRVLKAGAAGYLTKESAAEELVTAIRKVLLGGKYISSALAEVLAMSLSDDLGSPPHLTLSDREYQILSLIASGKTARDIAQELSLGVSTVSTYRSRILQKLKMKNNAEITRYAFQHQLVP
- a CDS encoding PAS domain S-box protein — its product is MPDKDTQRILIIDDEPDDVELTGEALLQVWPGSIIVGAGTAEAGLAKARASSWSLILLDYKLPGKTGLEILRELRSLCPESSIILLTGHGDEATAVQVMLAGADYYLRKSTNFLLELPMVVREVLEKHHLRLRIKHTEERYHRLIEHITDIVFELDALGCFRFVSPAVLPILGYAPEEMKGVPVSHFLHPDDLPRSAHWFHKEGMERQATSGSSIRFLMKSGEIREIEVDATVIYDHRNQFSATVGIARDVTERKKAEASLARLRYKYELLLNSAHDGIYGIDLEGKTILMNPAAADMIGYTREELRGRSMHDILHHSKSDGTPFPVEECLIHQAFRDGTLHHVPEDVFWKKDGSPFWVEYTSNPIWEHDRIVGAVVTFRDITERKRSEERLRESHEQLRDLAAHLETVREEERTRVAREIHDELGSALTCLKMDLAWMAKRIPMTNSRETAAQLAPKIHSMSKFANEMVRLVQKVSTELRPAVLDELGLGPAIEWQAKEFQSRTGITCRLDIYPESLAIDSDRATAVFRILQEILTNVIRHADATSVSIHMNRSVTHLKLKVTDNGRGITLMQISSPKSLGLVGMRERALLWGGEVTIVGDPEKGTTVFLELPLNREG
- a CDS encoding response regulator, with translation MTINVIDILLIEGNVDDIELTREALRAGKIANNLTVIRDGQEAMRHLFGNGEPPLPPERFPKLILLDLRLPKVDGIDVLRRIKKEPVLCRVPVVVLTTSKRDEDIVRSYDLGVNSYIQKPVLFDKFVETVKTLELYWVLTNTPPPYL
- a CDS encoding PAS domain S-box protein, with translation MMQLPKSSYQWLSWLRILIVVGVLVHGAVAVHQLENQTLEAAGRSLTRVAVDIADKLDLLLFERYGDIQTIAKSEVFHGRDVHTINNYLDLFKKAYPIYRWIAVTDRQGRIIAASNRSNVGEDRSRETWFQDVRDTGGIHIQDAERSLDAGGILAVAFSAPILDADAKFLGAVTARVGLPDLRKVFDRTVIPVQMPEGPSAMGEWHLLDKDGNLLADSLLQEEGKVNLRKLGVQPAFMNASGQPGYVEEMHKRRGVEILRGYARTKGIGEFPGLNWTVLVNLDRSAILAPLHRIVWNLGLAGGVIFFPLVALLYWLTYRLRQEYGQAQTEAVRAVKAEQEYRAARDQLADVLDHAPDPIFFSDTEGNITRFSRGAENVLGYAAEAMVSKPVTELFMDPGHWKPLVDELTVHGEVIGREIVFRNPKGDPVHISLTLSVLRNAEGQPTGTVGLCKDVTAAKRNEESLRISNEELESFVYAISHDLQAPLRGIQGFAVLLLKRAAERLEHQERHYLERIRKGAERMEALIRDLLEYSRIERITHPWELVSMEQIVLQVRMDVEDRIRQTHTELRIEGPLPWVYGDRVRLAQLWANLLSNAIKYAKPGEPPVISIGCQKLAEQFIFFIRDKGIGISPEFHQKIFGVFNRLHTEDQIEGTGIGLAIVKRIVEFHKGKIWVDSAEGVGSTFFFTLPENQGGYGKSLSAGIPAPTPAAPTRL
- a CDS encoding DUF2934 domain-containing protein, with amino-acid sequence MMRTQKSHNEEKTSKVLPFQFPITKDGASTTNSKKGNIKAVSRLAERRKGAKIRQAQSGLPHYISEEILHGRIEKRAYELFVQRGCQHGYDREDWFQAEHDVLTPKEVG
- a CDS encoding response regulator, which produces MSTRILVVDDEADSASFVAGAIEGWGFEVKIASNGREGLSVLHATPIDGILLDLEMPVMNGWTMLDELRWQGNAVPVIVMSKEGNCAKLKKFLAEGAQDYLVKPFNHLLLMQKTFRHFPWQPSMGKRPAIVKDETQEAKISLAEGALLVQRSCWVPAEKSDWKVA